One region of Candidatus Electrothrix rattekaaiensis genomic DNA includes:
- a CDS encoding N-6 DNA methylase, with amino-acid sequence MSSISPHSTLLKAHAHIPEGIKFYTSSEEIAHEPGLSAYSHLLGKAWRDFELTGVVCVSGIPTLYLRCFSEPLDATEAADYHRRFWNQGVATILVLADPQNVRLYSGLAIPENPEQRKSVAKSLIETIPLVDYALRIQDFYFQLATGDYYRRFSDKFDTKQSVDTYLLDNLGAIRDEISSGPNSFEKSEAHTFLARVLFSSYLIDRNIIDLSSFAYCACESGSKLVDVLEPLKAAEAKKVLYNLFADLKEKFNGSLFEQSPEAEQKQIQDRHIDLLVSFLRGHQIRSGQLTLGFWAYDFQWIPVETISAIYEDFLAKEDRKGKQKTGAFYTPRFLAETVLDVAVQNDSSWPTKSFLDPACGSGIFLVALFNRLATFWLLEHPTCTYEEKAAALLNIMRRQLCGFDISETACRIACFSLYLAFLDRFDPPDIVGYLKRTGKKLPRIIQINDEVTPEPDFPVIFHKDFLCSSQSPGIKFDYVVGNPPWQGRGTKQIAHDFALQIPEYLVPQGRACVLLPSKVLLNSTSNRFQLQWLQSVTLEKIVQLADYSFILFKNAICPSIIARFTATPPDHATHLVDYETPKVRRIDLRKGIIPIAPCDRKRIPLRELLHGARKKKAPVIWKQHLWGTPRDSKFLQLLLEMPTLGDSADILSKLKKNKSSRSKRWVVGQGFKPYKQGNKPPDRPLVSLDWRLDELFVSPKDIKGKLFPQQDECISLGAQLAKQNCYQDRLYSKPPAELFSPPFILINQGFTICSFFDYPVRFQDSLQSIAGPPEDEDLLLFLACYLRSKLARYFLFHTAANWGMERDKVHLDELLRLPFPLPGSEDAVEDAEEIVRTIAEKARRLKEKIKQECTVNAGDDFPLSGDTPELSALRRQEAVNALQAEVEPLIYQYFDLIDQEIILIEDTVEVFIKSATPPSLASRIPTLELIHKNDLPVYRDGLEAYATTLADTLNSWALQAGSGVRVSPSGGVDVEKGLACVTLQQTDEPFSFRTEELSGGLSEALVQLQNTVKQSAGHLDYLRGIFWFDNTRIHFIKPYTVEYWTRTAALNDAAETYASIAKARQATRRSSFGR; translated from the coding sequence GTGAGCAGTATATCCCCACATTCAACATTATTAAAAGCACATGCTCATATTCCCGAGGGAATAAAGTTTTACACCTCTTCTGAAGAAATTGCCCATGAGCCCGGCCTCAGTGCATACTCTCACCTTCTCGGCAAGGCATGGCGTGATTTTGAGCTTACCGGGGTCGTTTGTGTTTCCGGCATTCCCACTCTCTATCTCCGTTGCTTTTCCGAGCCGCTGGATGCGACTGAGGCCGCAGACTATCATCGGCGTTTTTGGAATCAAGGTGTTGCAACGATTCTCGTTCTTGCTGATCCGCAAAATGTCAGACTTTACTCAGGCTTGGCGATACCGGAAAACCCTGAACAAAGGAAGAGTGTTGCAAAAAGCCTGATCGAAACAATACCCTTGGTAGATTATGCTCTTCGCATCCAAGATTTTTATTTTCAACTGGCCACAGGCGATTACTATCGAAGATTTTCCGACAAATTTGATACAAAGCAATCTGTTGACACCTATCTTCTTGATAATCTCGGTGCAATTCGCGATGAGATAAGCAGCGGCCCGAACAGTTTTGAAAAATCCGAGGCCCATACCTTTTTAGCCCGTGTTCTTTTCAGCAGTTACCTTATTGACCGCAACATCATAGATCTTTCCAGTTTCGCCTACTGCGCCTGTGAATCTGGATCAAAACTTGTTGATGTGCTTGAGCCGTTGAAAGCCGCAGAGGCTAAGAAAGTTCTGTATAATCTGTTCGCCGATCTTAAAGAAAAATTTAACGGTAGTCTGTTCGAACAAAGTCCCGAGGCTGAACAGAAGCAAATACAAGATCGACACATTGATTTGCTCGTCAGCTTTCTCCGTGGTCACCAGATAAGAAGCGGACAGCTCACTCTTGGTTTCTGGGCCTACGATTTTCAATGGATACCGGTGGAAACCATCAGTGCCATTTACGAAGATTTTCTTGCCAAAGAGGACCGTAAAGGCAAACAGAAAACAGGTGCTTTTTATACACCGCGATTTTTGGCGGAAACAGTTCTTGATGTTGCCGTGCAAAATGACAGTTCATGGCCGACAAAAAGCTTTCTTGATCCGGCCTGCGGATCCGGTATTTTCCTGGTTGCGCTTTTCAACCGGCTGGCTACCTTTTGGTTGCTTGAACATCCGACCTGTACATATGAAGAAAAAGCAGCAGCTCTGCTCAATATCATGCGCCGACAGTTATGCGGTTTTGACATCAGTGAGACAGCCTGTCGTATCGCCTGTTTCAGCCTTTACCTGGCTTTTCTGGATCGTTTTGACCCGCCGGATATTGTTGGATACTTGAAACGAACCGGGAAAAAACTTCCTCGAATCATTCAAATCAACGACGAGGTAACGCCGGAGCCGGACTTTCCGGTTATTTTCCACAAAGATTTCCTTTGTTCATCTCAATCTCCGGGTATCAAATTTGATTATGTGGTGGGCAATCCGCCTTGGCAGGGCCGAGGAACAAAGCAGATAGCCCATGATTTCGCTCTACAAATCCCGGAATATCTGGTTCCGCAAGGACGCGCCTGTGTTCTTCTCCCTTCCAAAGTGCTGCTCAACAGCACCTCCAACCGTTTTCAATTGCAATGGTTGCAATCCGTCACTCTGGAAAAGATTGTCCAGTTGGCCGATTACAGTTTTATTCTTTTCAAGAATGCGATTTGCCCGAGCATTATCGCCCGGTTCACAGCAACCCCTCCAGATCACGCAACCCATTTAGTTGATTATGAGACCCCGAAGGTAAGACGGATTGACCTTCGTAAGGGAATTATTCCAATAGCTCCCTGTGATCGAAAACGAATCCCGCTTCGTGAACTCCTACATGGTGCCCGTAAAAAAAAGGCTCCCGTCATCTGGAAACAGCATCTTTGGGGGACACCAAGAGACAGTAAGTTTTTACAGCTTCTACTTGAAATGCCGACACTTGGGGATTCAGCAGATATTCTCAGCAAATTAAAAAAGAATAAATCATCCCGCTCAAAACGTTGGGTTGTTGGGCAGGGATTCAAACCATATAAGCAGGGAAATAAACCTCCTGATCGTCCTCTGGTTTCGCTTGATTGGCGATTGGACGAATTATTCGTTTCCCCCAAAGATATCAAAGGTAAACTTTTTCCTCAGCAAGATGAATGCATAAGTCTAGGTGCTCAACTTGCAAAGCAAAATTGCTATCAGGATAGACTTTACAGTAAACCTCCGGCAGAATTGTTTTCTCCCCCTTTTATCCTCATTAACCAAGGGTTCACGATATGCTCTTTTTTTGATTATCCTGTTCGGTTTCAAGATTCCCTTCAATCCATTGCCGGACCGCCGGAAGATGAAGACCTGCTGCTTTTCTTAGCCTGTTATTTGCGATCAAAATTAGCCCGCTATTTCCTCTTTCATACAGCAGCAAATTGGGGAATGGAACGAGACAAGGTTCATCTGGATGAACTGCTTCGCCTGCCTTTCCCGCTTCCCGGCAGTGAAGATGCTGTTGAAGACGCTGAAGAAATTGTGAGAACAATTGCCGAAAAGGCCCGGAGGCTCAAAGAGAAAATAAAGCAGGAATGCACTGTCAACGCTGGAGATGATTTTCCACTTTCCGGAGATACTCCAGAGTTATCGGCATTGCGGCGTCAAGAGGCGGTCAACGCACTCCAAGCCGAGGTTGAGCCGTTGATATATCAATATTTCGATCTGATTGATCAGGAAATTATCTTAATTGAAGATACTGTCGAGGTGTTTATCAAAAGTGCCACTCCGCCCAGCCTTGCTTCCCGTATTCCCACCTTAGAACTCATCCATAAAAATGATCTTCCTGTCTATCGGGACGGTCTTGAAGCCTATGCCACGACTCTAGCGGACACCCTCAACAGCTGGGCTTTGCAAGCGGGCAGTGGAGTTCGAGTTTCACCATCAGGCGGTGTGGATGTAGAGAAAGGCTTGGCCTGTGTTACTCTGCAACAAACTGACGAGCCTTTTTCTTTCAGAACGGAAGAGTTGTCCGGCGGCTTGTCTGAAGCCCTTGTGCAACTGCAAAATACCGTAAAGCAATCGGCTGGTCACTTGGATTATCTGCGGGGGATTTTTTGGTTTGATAATACGCGCATTCATTTTATCAAACCTTATACCGTCGAATATTGGACCAGAACTGCCGCCCTCAACGATGCGGCAGAAACGTATGCCAGTATCGCAAAAGCACGTCAGGCAACACGGAGGAGTTCGTTTGGACGCTGA
- a CDS encoding zinc ribbon domain-containing protein YjdM, which produces MSQLPPCPKCNSEYVYEDGLMLVCPECAHEWLVNADESAEKNEAAVKDANGATLSDGDAVVVIKDLKVKGSSSVIKVGTKVKNIRLVDGDHNIDCKIKGIGVMKLKSEFVKKA; this is translated from the coding sequence ATGAGTCAACTCCCACCTTGTCCCAAGTGCAACTCCGAATATGTGTATGAAGATGGCCTGATGTTGGTATGCCCGGAATGCGCTCACGAATGGTTGGTCAACGCCGACGAAAGCGCAGAAAAAAACGAAGCAGCAGTAAAGGATGCAAATGGTGCCACTCTGAGCGATGGTGATGCGGTTGTGGTGATAAAAGACCTCAAGGTTAAAGGCTCATCCTCTGTTATAAAAGTTGGGACCAAGGTTAAGAATATCCGCCTGGTGGACGGTGATCATAATATTGATTGCAAGATTAAAGGGATCGGCGTGATGAAACTCAAGTCAGAGTTTGTCAAGAAAGCGTGA
- a CDS encoding cation:proton antiporter — MSHDILLQLTGIFILGIISQWTAWKLHLPSILFLLIAGLIVGPGLDLLHPDQLFGELLFPMVSLAVAVILYEGGMNLRFRELRKQKIRGVLLQILTLAVLISLVLGTVAAHYIIGFPWPVATLLAAILVVTGPTVIGPMLRHLRLRGRVSSLLKWEGIVVDPLGATLAVLVFTVVHHNRLRDGLTEALIDFWVTFAVGVSFGFIAAAVLIVMLRRFWLPDALHNPVSLMLMFASFAAANVVQDEAGLLAVTVMGITLANQKWVSIRHVIEFKETLTTLLISCLFVVLAARLQPEDIRGLGWESVLFVAFMIVVVRPVSILAATIGSSLPWRERLFMSWMAPRGIVAAAVASVFALELAAKGYPQAVELVPVTFLMVFSTVLIYGLSAVPLSRKFGLARANPQGILFIGAHKWARAMAQALMNEGFSVVLIDTDRENIALSRMAGMPAIYGSALAKKTREEIDYGGLGRMLAITANNAINALTCAHFLEDFGRQEVYQLSLPPVEQDSRHEAIPQEQHGRLLFGEGLDFFRLNDVFGRDPKIKLTKLTKEFDYQAFMSEYGETAIVLFILKPNRSIEVCTVDSLADPVAGDVLISIIQQTPRSLVPIQTLHSEEEQVAL, encoded by the coding sequence TTGTCGCACGATATCTTACTGCAACTTACTGGAATTTTTATTCTGGGGATTATTTCCCAGTGGACAGCATGGAAGTTGCACTTGCCGTCTATCCTGTTCCTGCTGATCGCTGGCCTGATCGTTGGACCTGGTCTTGACCTGCTCCATCCTGACCAGCTCTTTGGAGAACTGCTGTTCCCTATGGTCTCCCTTGCTGTCGCGGTGATTTTATACGAAGGCGGTATGAACCTGCGCTTTCGGGAGCTGCGCAAACAAAAAATCCGTGGCGTGTTGTTGCAGATATTGACCCTTGCCGTGTTGATTTCCTTAGTGCTTGGCACAGTTGCGGCGCATTATATTATCGGCTTCCCTTGGCCGGTGGCTACCTTGTTGGCGGCAATCCTTGTTGTGACCGGGCCCACAGTCATCGGTCCTATGTTGCGGCATCTTCGCCTTCGTGGTCGAGTCAGTTCACTGCTGAAATGGGAAGGCATTGTTGTTGACCCCCTAGGGGCAACCTTGGCGGTCTTGGTCTTCACTGTAGTGCATCATAACAGACTTCGTGATGGTCTTACAGAGGCTCTCATTGATTTTTGGGTTACCTTTGCTGTCGGCGTGTCATTTGGTTTTATTGCTGCCGCTGTGCTGATCGTGATGCTGCGAAGATTCTGGCTACCTGATGCCTTGCACAATCCCGTGTCGCTGATGCTGATGTTCGCCTCCTTTGCAGCAGCCAATGTTGTTCAGGATGAAGCAGGCCTGCTGGCGGTGACGGTCATGGGGATCACGCTTGCTAATCAGAAGTGGGTTTCCATTCGGCACGTTATTGAGTTCAAGGAAACCTTGACAACCCTGCTGATCTCCTGCCTTTTTGTGGTGCTGGCAGCTCGTCTTCAGCCGGAAGATATCAGAGGGCTTGGTTGGGAAAGCGTGCTCTTTGTTGCATTCATGATTGTGGTGGTGCGCCCTGTCTCCATTCTGGCAGCCACAATTGGTTCATCATTGCCTTGGCGGGAACGGCTGTTTATGTCCTGGATGGCACCGCGCGGTATTGTGGCTGCTGCGGTTGCTTCAGTGTTTGCGCTGGAGCTTGCAGCCAAAGGATACCCGCAGGCTGTAGAGCTTGTTCCTGTCACCTTTCTGATGGTTTTTTCTACCGTACTGATCTACGGCCTTTCTGCTGTTCCGTTGTCACGGAAGTTTGGTCTGGCCCGGGCGAATCCGCAGGGCATTCTCTTTATCGGTGCGCATAAGTGGGCAAGGGCAATGGCTCAGGCACTCATGAATGAAGGGTTTTCAGTCGTGTTGATTGATACTGATCGGGAGAATATTGCCCTCTCTCGGATGGCAGGCATGCCCGCTATCTATGGAAGTGCTTTGGCGAAAAAGACGCGTGAGGAGATTGATTACGGCGGGTTGGGCCGTATGCTTGCGATAACAGCGAATAATGCGATCAATGCCTTGACCTGCGCACATTTTCTTGAAGATTTCGGTCGGCAGGAAGTCTATCAATTGTCCCTTCCTCCTGTGGAGCAGGATAGCCGCCATGAAGCGATTCCGCAGGAACAGCATGGGCGGCTGCTCTTCGGCGAGGGACTTGATTTTTTTCGGCTTAACGATGTTTTTGGCAGGGATCCGAAAATCAAGCTGACTAAGTTGACCAAAGAATTCGATTATCAGGCCTTCATGTCTGAGTACGGCGAAACCGCAATCGTGTTGTTCATTCTCAAGCCGAATCGTTCCATTGAAGTATGCACTGTTGATAGTCTGGCAGATCCCGTGGCTGGGGATGTATTGATCAGCATCATCCAGCAGACACCGCGAAGTTTGGTGCCGATCCAGACATTGCACTCGGAAGAAGAGCAGGTGGCACTGTGA
- a CDS encoding N-6 DNA methylase — protein MNTSVLFAPRYKKATRKKAEGATFTPENLSDFVAQNIVTAAQDVIGSKKKLRILDPAVGEGELLLSLIGELRKCTNHELEVYGFDQHEKSLAIAASRIHKIFPDINLKLEKINFLDFVLNKTGQRILWDILDNSTPITYDLIIANPPYVRTQIMGAEKTRQLSRDFGLTGRVDLYYAFIIGISKVLDPKGTAGIIVSNRFMTTKSGGSVRKAILNQFNLHHIYDLGDTKLFDVAVLPSVLIAGGTKATRSQAPEFTSIYETTGESEQKLENAIEAVKREGVFSINDGRVFEVQKGILDVNKNLTSVWRIHTKSNGTWLSAVKKNSVGTFRDIGKIRVGVKTCADKIFIRSDWANETSGNVPEILRPLITHHIARRYKAIHLENSLKILYPHTIINGKRKPINLKKTPNTEIYLEKYRQELEARTYVIEAGRTWYEIWVPQDPAAWEKTKLIFRDISAEPTFWIDESGGVVNGDCYWLICNHGVDSNMLWLAAAIGNSTFIEEYYDCMFKNKLYAGRRRFITQYVEKFPLIDPNSDIGKEIVSMVKEVYSSIDSQETKKTQEKIDSMVWRAFGLSRKKICR, from the coding sequence ATGAATACCAGCGTCCTCTTTGCCCCGAGATATAAAAAAGCAACACGAAAGAAAGCTGAAGGTGCCACGTTTACACCCGAAAATCTTTCTGATTTTGTGGCTCAAAATATAGTGACTGCGGCTCAGGACGTAATTGGGAGCAAGAAAAAACTTCGCATATTAGACCCTGCTGTCGGCGAAGGTGAACTCCTTTTATCATTAATTGGAGAATTGCGTAAATGTACAAATCATGAGCTGGAGGTATACGGTTTTGATCAACACGAAAAATCGTTAGCAATCGCTGCATCACGAATTCATAAAATATTCCCCGATATCAATCTGAAATTAGAGAAAATTAACTTCCTTGATTTCGTTTTAAACAAAACAGGTCAAAGAATTTTATGGGACATTCTTGATAATTCAACGCCAATAACTTATGACTTAATAATTGCGAATCCTCCTTACGTTAGAACTCAAATAATGGGTGCTGAAAAAACCCGTCAATTATCTCGAGATTTTGGTCTCACAGGAAGAGTTGATTTATATTATGCTTTTATTATAGGTATATCAAAAGTTCTTGATCCTAAAGGAACTGCCGGGATAATTGTATCTAATCGTTTCATGACGACGAAATCAGGTGGTTCCGTTCGCAAAGCAATACTTAATCAATTTAATCTTCATCATATTTACGACCTTGGAGATACAAAATTATTCGATGTTGCTGTTTTGCCATCCGTTTTGATCGCGGGCGGAACAAAAGCAACAAGGAGCCAAGCACCCGAATTCACATCCATATACGAAACAACGGGGGAATCTGAACAAAAACTGGAAAATGCTATTGAAGCCGTAAAAAGAGAAGGGGTATTCTCTATTAATGACGGTCGTGTTTTTGAAGTGCAGAAAGGTATTCTTGACGTAAATAAAAATCTCACCTCGGTATGGCGAATTCATACAAAATCTAACGGAACATGGCTTTCGGCTGTAAAAAAGAACAGCGTCGGAACTTTTCGAGATATTGGCAAAATTCGTGTAGGTGTAAAAACATGTGCTGATAAAATTTTCATACGGTCTGATTGGGCCAATGAAACCTCTGGGAATGTCCCCGAGATATTAAGACCGTTAATTACCCACCATATAGCAAGACGGTACAAAGCAATTCATTTAGAAAATTCATTAAAAATTTTATATCCCCACACGATTATTAATGGAAAAAGAAAGCCCATTAATCTTAAAAAGACACCAAATACTGAAATATATCTTGAAAAATATCGTCAGGAATTAGAAGCAAGGACTTATGTGATAGAGGCGGGCAGGACGTGGTATGAAATATGGGTACCTCAAGACCCAGCCGCATGGGAGAAAACTAAATTAATCTTTCGTGATATTTCGGCTGAGCCTACTTTTTGGATAGATGAAAGCGGAGGGGTGGTTAACGGTGATTGTTATTGGTTGATATGTAACCATGGTGTTGATTCAAATATGCTTTGGCTGGCCGCCGCAATTGGCAATTCTACTTTTATTGAAGAATATTATGATTGTATGTTCAAAAATAAACTTTATGCAGGTAGAAGAAGGTTTATTACTCAGTATGTGGAAAAATTTCCTCTTATCGATCCGAATAGCGATATAGGTAAAGAAATTGTCAGTATGGTCAAAGAAGTATATTCATCCATAGATTCACAAGAGACAAAGAAAACACAAGAAAAAATTGATAGCATGGTCTGGAGAGCTTTTGGGTTATCTCGTAAAAAAATTTGCCGGTAA
- a CDS encoding helix-turn-helix transcriptional regulator translates to MDKKKLRKPSLAITTILAENIRNFRQKQKISQEDLANICGLHRTYVGSIERGERNATLSTLEALAAALDTNIPRLLTPEKKVKANLPEHIKFYIYNLSKSGLSIYDEIEIGDPVLWIPSPELETILDTSLCGIKLSGLPLRTRSKVVKEYVCSALGYPVPKSFQKTQPRFPGQKLDTYVQKSNNLQIWNEELDATRRYVLISLSPNDEITKVKVVTGEDLALLDTTGTLTQKYQARLIPSEHHGELITDTDTNVILPSVNPHAILNDLIPIAPPTAGSILPIKIIFDRLIQLIGTQFPDNGHNQERNRGAALHSFVCKTLGYSMYRDNGRFPDIRNQLLEVKLQTSPTIDLGLVCPDNTTPLEIPKLQGQQIRHCDVRYALFYAQTDGKMITITHLFLTTGEMFFQRFPQFQGKVLNKKLQIPLPANFFTR, encoded by the coding sequence ATGGACAAAAAAAAATTACGCAAGCCCAGCCTTGCTATAACAACTATTCTCGCTGAAAATATAAGAAATTTCAGGCAAAAACAAAAAATATCCCAAGAGGATCTTGCCAATATATGTGGTCTGCATCGTACATATGTTGGTTCAATAGAACGTGGCGAAAGAAATGCAACTCTCAGCACGCTTGAAGCACTTGCTGCGGCTCTCGATACAAATATCCCTAGGCTTCTTACTCCAGAAAAAAAAGTGAAAGCTAACTTGCCTGAACACATAAAATTTTATATCTATAATCTCTCTAAAAGCGGCCTCTCTATTTATGATGAGATAGAAATCGGTGACCCCGTACTATGGATACCCTCTCCTGAACTTGAAACGATTCTTGATACCAGTCTTTGCGGCATTAAACTGTCGGGCCTCCCTTTGCGCACCCGCTCAAAAGTCGTAAAAGAATATGTATGCAGCGCATTAGGCTACCCCGTACCAAAATCATTTCAAAAAACTCAACCACGGTTTCCCGGACAAAAGTTAGATACTTATGTGCAAAAATCAAATAATTTACAAATCTGGAATGAAGAACTTGATGCAACAAGGCGCTACGTATTAATAAGCCTCTCACCAAATGATGAAATAACCAAAGTAAAAGTGGTAACCGGTGAAGATCTAGCCCTGCTTGATACAACAGGGACGCTGACACAGAAATACCAAGCTCGACTTATCCCATCGGAACATCATGGAGAATTAATAACTGATACCGACACAAATGTTATTCTTCCCTCAGTGAATCCTCATGCGATCCTGAACGATCTTATCCCGATTGCCCCCCCTACAGCAGGTAGTATTTTACCTATCAAGATTATTTTTGATAGATTAATCCAACTTATCGGGACACAATTCCCTGATAACGGGCATAACCAAGAACGAAACAGAGGAGCCGCATTACATAGTTTTGTGTGTAAAACATTGGGGTACTCTATGTACCGTGATAATGGAAGATTCCCGGACATTCGCAACCAACTTCTTGAAGTAAAACTTCAAACATCTCCGACCATTGACCTTGGTTTAGTTTGCCCGGATAATACCACTCCTTTAGAGATTCCCAAATTACAGGGGCAACAGATCAGGCACTGCGATGTCCGCTATGCCTTGTTTTATGCTCAAACAGATGGAAAAATGATTACCATCACACATCTCTTCTTAACGACCGGAGAAATGTTTTTTCAACGGTTTCCCCAATTCCAAGGAAAAGTTCTTAATAAGAAATTGCAAATTCCATTACCGGCAAATTTTTTTACGAGATAA
- the murD gene encoding UDP-N-acetylmuramoyl-L-alanine--D-glutamate ligase, whose translation MIELKAGMKSVVVGLGKSGLAAVKYLHQQGLEIVVSEFRETIPEEEQAVLAQCGIDLSVELETGGHTAAFFVDADLIVPSPGVPADLPVLAAARKRGVPVVGELALAAGRIQVPVIAVTGSNGKTTVTSLIGHLLRSAGKKVFVGGNIGTPILEYLLEPGEAEVVVLELSSFQLEAAGDFRPDIGLLLNLSPDHIDRHGSFEEYAAAKMQLFAWQGRGDTAIIGTDDVLLAAAPPTAGEKLYSFGTQPGCRARVEGEAVRLEPEFGPEGTGELYELSGTRLHSRVNLYNAAAAILAVRAFGCEEESIRAGLADFQPPQHRMTLVGEIDGVRFINDSKATNVGAVVAALAGFGQGAEKEVILIAGGRNKGGDFAALVPSFRQYAKHVVLIGESGPDLAAVAEQAGVDYQVAADMEEAVASAFAAAAQGDTVLLAPACASFDMFRSYEHRGEEFGRCVGELEGGI comes from the coding sequence ATGATTGAATTAAAGGCGGGCATGAAGTCCGTGGTGGTTGGTTTGGGCAAATCCGGGCTGGCAGCGGTGAAATATCTGCATCAACAGGGATTGGAGATCGTGGTTTCTGAGTTTCGGGAGACGATCCCGGAGGAAGAACAGGCCGTGCTTGCGCAATGCGGCATAGATCTCAGCGTCGAGCTAGAGACAGGCGGCCATACGGCTGCCTTTTTTGTCGATGCTGATCTGATCGTGCCCAGTCCTGGTGTTCCTGCGGATTTGCCGGTGCTGGCTGCGGCCCGAAAGCGGGGTGTGCCGGTGGTCGGCGAATTAGCCTTGGCCGCCGGACGCATTCAGGTGCCTGTTATCGCGGTGACCGGCTCCAACGGCAAAACCACCGTAACCAGCCTGATCGGTCATCTCCTGCGCAGCGCGGGCAAGAAGGTCTTTGTCGGCGGCAATATCGGCACCCCGATTTTGGAATATCTGCTGGAACCGGGAGAAGCGGAAGTTGTGGTGCTGGAGCTGTCCAGTTTTCAGCTGGAAGCAGCTGGAGATTTTCGACCCGATATCGGTCTGCTGCTCAACCTGTCGCCGGATCATATCGACCGGCACGGCAGTTTTGAGGAATATGCCGCAGCCAAGATGCAGCTGTTTGCTTGGCAGGGCAGGGGAGATACAGCGATTATCGGTACGGATGATGTGCTGCTTGCAGCTGCACCGCCCACTGCTGGTGAAAAATTGTATAGCTTCGGTACTCAGCCCGGTTGCCGTGCTAGGGTGGAAGGAGAGGCCGTGCGCCTAGAGCCTGAATTCGGCCCGGAAGGTACGGGTGAGTTGTACGAGCTTTCAGGGACTCGGTTGCATTCTAGGGTCAATTTGTATAATGCCGCTGCCGCCATTCTTGCGGTCCGGGCCTTTGGCTGTGAAGAAGAGAGCATCAGGGCTGGACTGGCCGATTTTCAGCCGCCGCAGCATAGAATGACCTTGGTGGGTGAGATCGACGGTGTCCGGTTTATCAACGACTCCAAGGCCACCAATGTGGGGGCCGTGGTTGCGGCTCTGGCTGGATTCGGGCAGGGAGCCGAGAAAGAGGTGATCCTGATTGCAGGCGGACGGAATAAGGGGGGCGATTTTGCGGCCTTGGTTCCGTCATTCCGGCAGTATGCCAAACATGTTGTGTTGATTGGCGAATCTGGGCCGGACTTGGCTGCGGTTGCTGAGCAAGCCGGTGTTGATTATCAGGTTGCCGCTGATATGGAAGAGGCGGTTGCTTCAGCCTTTGCTGCTGCGGCCCAAGGCGATACCGTGCTGCTGGCCCCGGCTTGCGCTAGTTTTGATATGTTTAGGAGTTATGAGCATCGGGGAGAGGAGTTTGGGCGGTGTGTTGGTGAGCTAGAAGGAGGCATTTGA
- a CDS encoding type II toxin-antitoxin system VapC family toxin, with protein sequence MLDTHIWIRWLMPTDPLPPDLTELIETADGLAVSSISCWEVILLEKFNRIELPLPVDEWLKEALGGSDVAILSIDERIASLAARLPYHHKDPADRFIIATAIINHIELISLDNCFPLYVELTDLLITA encoded by the coding sequence TTGCTGGATACACATATCTGGATTCGCTGGCTGATGCCGACTGACCCGTTACCACCAGACTTGACGGAGTTAATTGAAACAGCTGATGGATTGGCCGTTTCCTCCATTTCGTGCTGGGAGGTTATTCTGCTGGAAAAGTTTAACCGGATAGAATTACCGTTACCGGTTGACGAATGGCTGAAGGAGGCATTGGGCGGTTCGGATGTAGCAATATTGTCCATAGACGAGAGAATTGCCAGTCTGGCTGCTCGGCTTCCATACCACCATAAAGACCCGGCAGATAGGTTTATTATTGCCACCGCAATTATCAATCACATAGAATTGATCAGTTTGGACAACTGCTTTCCGTTGTATGTCGAGTTAACTGATCTACTCATTACCGCCTAA